A window of Cryptomeria japonica chromosome 3, Sugi_1.0, whole genome shotgun sequence contains these coding sequences:
- the LOC131046007 gene encoding receptor-like protein 35: protein MTDSLIAGENDHLITSGNFPNINIPRLFRLLTKTLEIMILDIFYAVKTFVAPESSRNATQRILRFRGSEIEMGRGKFLFLLVLLLGMVGTCCCSSSSSLWGGCPPHERSALILFKQELDDPYDQMSSWRGLYCCSWKGIACHRGTGHVVRLDLSTFGYYLSAVVRNSSSQIFPALFHLHHLEYLDLSQVDLSSLPFPSHLPSLSKLTHLSLCYCRLTGQIPSELGNMSSLKYLDISSNPDLTGEIPSELGYMSSLKYLDISYNPGLTGEIPSELGNMSSLKNLRISGNSHLELRQSGSWIRNLRRLEELYMYHVNLATGGDGVVENVASLTNLTTLAMSGVSGTILSSLVNLTSISHLYLEDSDVAHQPFPIWISNLTSLVSLELNNYSLHDSIPSAVLSLPHLRTLELSYNPDLNVDLSFIVQHASQLSTLSITHSNVGGVVPNSIANMTSLTRFDLWDNQIQGVLPPAIGNMSSLTYMDLSYNSLRGNISWSSLGGLSKLSVLYLDSNQLNGSFPSTFGNLSSLSVLSLSNNYLSDTLLLSQLESFRKIIYLALSNNLLTIEINPIWIPKFQIQYLYLSSCNIRGDFPTFISTQYSISDIDLSNNSLSGNIPEWLWDLTFLGRLNLSYNQFGGPLSSKFSAFDAQYVDLHRNKLQGSIFVPHPNVQFLDMSENQFESICKTSNKYGPSQLIYLSLANNSISGVFPHSICEGPHLEVLDVSKNKFTGDLFASFGNCSSTLKVLNLEKNHLEGEIKSMVCLQTLKLGGNKLQGPIPSSLQKCTSLEILDLGYNNMQGKIPNWIDELIDLRILVLRSNKFNGEIPLQLAKLQHLQVLILSNNNFSGVIPSSLSNLEAMKNQTESTDVLQYSNHSSSMSYVDKMEIVNKGQFLEYEKSLAMVRCLDLSNNNFSGNIPQGIGSLIGLKFLNLSKNDLNGKIPTSFGKLVKLESLDISRNNLNGDIPAELQLLTFLSYFNISHNNLSGKIPTAGQFFTFNDDSFLYNAHLCGLQINKKCSSSLPPNYTQAEDVSDKECNTDVWWEVGVGLSFGLGFSVVIGVLCFNKKYRCKCFKIMDEVIVILHQNVREKIY from the exons ATGACGGATTCTCTTATAGCT GGTGAAAATGATCATTTAATTACTTCTGGGAATTTTCCAAACATTAATATTCCCCGACTTTTTCGCCTATTGACAAAGACACTGGAAATTATGATTCTTGATATATTCTACGCTGTGAAGACTTTTGTTGCACCTGAAAGTTCGAGGAATGCAACGCAACGG aTATTGAGGTTTAGAGGGTCTGAAATAGAGATGGGCAGAGGGAAATTTCTCTTCTTGCTGGTGTTGTTGTTGGGCATGGTGGGCACCTGCTgctgctcctcctcctcctccttgtggGGAGGATGCCCTCCTCACGAAAGAAGTGCCCTCATCCTCTTCAAACAAGAGCTGGATGATCCATATGACCAGATGAGCTCATGGAGGGGCTTATACTGCTGCTCCTGGAAGGGAATCGCCTGCCACAGGGGCACTGGCCACGTGGTTCGCCTGGATCTTAGCACCTTTGGTTATTACTTATCAGCAGTAGTGAGGAATTCAAGCAGTCAAATATTCCCTGCTTTATTCCACCTGCACCATTTGGAGTACCTCGACCTCAGCCAGGTTGACTTGTCCTCTCTTCCTTTCCCTTCACATCTTCCGAGCCTCAGCAAATTGACACACTTGAGCTTGTGTTATTGTAGGCTTACTGGCCAAATCCCAAGTGAGCTTGGCAATATGTCCAGCTTGAAATATCTGGACATCTCCTCCAATCCTGATCTTACCGGCGAAATTCCAAGTGAGCTTGGCTATATGTCTAGCTTGAAATATCTGGACATCTCCTACAATCCTGGTCTTACCGGCGAAATTCCAAGTGAGCTTGGCAACATGTCTAGCTTGAAAAATCTGCGCATCTCGGGCAATTCTCATCTGGAGTTGAGGCAATCGGGCTCATGGATTCGAAATTTGCGACGCTTGGAGGAGCTCTATATGTACCATGTGAATCTAGCAACGGGAGGTGATGGTGTGGTAGAGAATGTTGCGTCCCTCACCAACCTTACAACACTTGCCATGTCTGGGGTGTCAGGTACAATTCTCTCTTCTCTTGTAAACCTCACCTCCATCTCCCATCTTTACCTTGAAGATAGTGACGTCGCTCACCAACCCTTTCCCATCTGGATTTCAAACCTTACATCTTTGGTTTCCCTCGAGCTCAACAACTACAGTCTCCATGATTCCATCCCTTCTGCTGTGTTAAGTCTTCCCCACTTGAGAACCCTTGAATTGTCCTACAACCCTGATCTCAATGTAGACCTCTCCTTCATTGTGCAGCATGCTTCCCAGCTCAGTACCCTTTCTATTACACATTCAAATGTGGGAGGAGTGGTTCCAAATTCTATTGcaaatatgacctccttgaccagaTTTGATCTATGGGATAACCAAATTCAAGGTGTTCTTCCTCCCGCTATTGGGAATATGTCCTCATTGACCTACATGGATCTTTCTTATAACTCACTAAGAGGCAACATTTCATGGAGCTCTTTAGGTGGACTATCAAAGTTGTCAGTTCTTTATCTTGACTCGAATCAATTAAATGGGAGCTTCCCATCTACTTTTGGTAATCTTTCCTCCTTGAGTGTCCTTTCTCTTAGCAATAACTATTTGAGTGACACTTTGTTACTTTCTCAACTAGAAAGTTTTAGAAAGATAATTTATTTGGCCCTCTCTAATAATTTGTTGACAATAGAAATTAATCCCATCTGGATTCCTAAATTTCAGATCCAATATTTGTATTTGAGTTCTTGTAATATTCGTGGTGATTTCCCAACTTTCATATCCACTCAATACTCCATAAGTGATATAGACCTGTCCAACAATTCTTTGAGTGGAAATATTCCAGAATGGTTGTGGGACCTTACATTCTTGGGGAGACTCAATCTCTCATATAATCAATTTGGAGGACCATTATCCTCTAAGTTCAGTGCATTTGATGCTCAATATGTGGACCTACATAGAAATAAGTTACAAGGGAGTATTTTTGTGCCTCATCCAAATGTACAGTTTCTTGACATGTCAGAGAATCAATTTGAGAGCATATGTAAAACGAGTAACAAATATGGCCCCAGTCAACTAATTTATTTGTCACTTGCAAATAATAGTATCAGTGGTGTTTTTCCACATTCTATTTGTGAAGGTCCTCATTTGGAGGTTCTGGATGTGTCAAAGAACAAGTTTACAGGCgatttgtttgcaagttttggaAATTGCTCATCAACATTAAAGGTGTTGAATCTAGAAAAAAATCATTTGGAAGGTGAGATCAAGAGCATGGTTTGTCTTCAAACATTAAAATTAGGAGGTAATAAACTGCAAGGGCCAATACCATCATCACTTCAAAAGTGTACCTCTTTGGAGATTCTAGATTTGGGATATAATAACATGCAAGGAAaaatcccaaattggatagatgagTTGATTGATCTTCGAATTTTAGTACTCAGATCTAATAaattcaatggtgaaataccattaCAATTGGCAAAGCTACAACATCTTCAAGTCTTGATTTTGTCAAATAACAATTTTTCTGGAGTAATTCCAAGTAGCTTGAGTAACTTGGAAGCAATGAAAAATCAAACAGAAAGCACAGATGTCCTTCAATACTCAAATCATTCCAGCTCAATGTCTTATGTAGATAAAATGGAAATAGTCAACAAAGGCCAATTTTTGGAGTACGAAAAATCTCTAGCAATGGTTCGATGCCTTGATCTCTCTAATAACAACTTTTCTGGTAATATTCCTCAAGGTATTGGATCCCTCATTGGACTAAAATTtctcaatttgtccaaaaatgatctcaatggaAAAATTCCTACTTCTTTTGGAAAGCTCGTGAAATTGGAGTCACTTGATATTTCAAGGAACAACCTTAATGGTGACATTCCTGCAGAACTACAACTTCTCACATTTTTGAGTTATTTCAACATATCTCATAATAATTTATCTGGTAAAATACCAACTGCAGGCCAATTTTTTACATTCAATGATGATTCATTTTTATACAATGCACATCTTTGTGGACTTCAAATCAACAAAAAAtgttcctcttctcttcctccaaACTACACTCAAGCTGAAGATGTAAGTGACAAGGAGTGCAACACAGATGTGTGGTGGGAAGTGGGAGTTGGATTGAGCTTTGGATTGGGGTTTTCAGTTGTTATTGGAGTATTATGCTTCAACAAAAAATATCGTTGCAAATGCTTCAAGATCATGGATGAAGTTATTGTAATTCTCCATCAAAATGTTCgagaaaaaatatattaa